Proteins found in one Serratia plymuthica genomic segment:
- a CDS encoding AAA family ATPase, producing MNWQISKIEISSFKAFKKIHLDFGGASLLTLDGPNGFGKTSIFDAIELLLTGRIKRICHLFSTLMIGKRTNYEDNLLWNNRSGNNDLAIKIEFINGSRRLTLARHTPASNFNEKSNNRADQFTHFTLYELPEFTSNSYVAENIRDENFIETLFGKNFKENFSFLNYLEQGQNQLLHTRVDKRKEALNNLFNISDIKAETDNCKTIALRLTKFIGDPKRAADLSRLEIEASSLKKMIQADLGSIGYKKISTSVLQPGWDKENPFPTYSTEIQREYIENIHSLQRLALLKSAIQIRDKNESIENFIELNKDSIKSLARFGNDLNKLDGLEAIKKELNELLKREGIIKRGATVINADEARSLSGWAQGRLEWFIEQIVIRDSLQEKSNSNTNAATELNRLKAELVTEHTKLFPDAQDCPLCGADWQSHDTMLQKIEYRSKQINDALNADGQTLLTLIGIMATELAIIDAQLKSLKAQLSVNYNSVLHNALLRDKARLPTINQLVSNFQTLGVELNYSFSENEEEVDTRIQSLTAFIRSQKTAETEPLPQDWRKVIMAVFKELQDFYIVEPQLLKDKELYISAKANEAQSKRLRQCLNELEIIKNETKAAQIAKEKVNNLKATLEKTERNYSEQTIAEIELIFHIYSGRLIQNYQRGLGLFIESKDGKELRFLTAEKSEYDAILSMSSGQVSALSLGFFLSLNRVYSNVPLILIDDPSQSLDEVNIASLTDLLRCEFSNRQLIVSSHESDISAYMRYRFAKAGLNTRSLNMQRLAKEALVAAD from the coding sequence ATGAACTGGCAAATATCCAAAATTGAGATTTCAAGTTTTAAAGCTTTCAAAAAAATCCATCTGGATTTCGGGGGAGCATCACTTTTGACCCTGGATGGACCCAATGGATTTGGCAAAACTAGCATATTCGATGCTATTGAGCTATTGTTAACTGGCAGAATAAAACGAATCTGCCATCTATTTTCAACCTTAATGATAGGAAAACGAACGAATTATGAAGATAATCTTCTTTGGAATAATCGCTCAGGCAATAATGACCTTGCAATCAAAATCGAGTTTATTAATGGTTCGAGGAGGCTTACTCTAGCAAGACATACTCCCGCCTCAAACTTTAACGAGAAGTCAAATAATAGAGCGGACCAATTTACCCACTTTACTCTTTACGAGCTCCCAGAGTTCACCTCAAACAGCTATGTAGCAGAAAATATCCGCGACGAAAACTTCATTGAGACACTCTTCGGAAAAAACTTCAAAGAGAACTTTTCATTTTTAAATTATTTGGAGCAGGGCCAAAATCAGCTCCTGCATACGCGAGTAGACAAACGTAAAGAGGCATTGAACAATCTCTTTAATATTAGTGACATAAAGGCAGAGACTGATAACTGCAAAACTATCGCCTTGCGGCTTACAAAGTTCATCGGCGATCCTAAGCGTGCTGCAGATTTATCAAGGTTAGAAATAGAGGCCAGTTCACTTAAGAAAATGATTCAAGCTGATTTGGGATCAATTGGATACAAAAAAATCTCCACCTCAGTGCTGCAACCAGGGTGGGACAAAGAGAATCCCTTCCCCACCTACTCTACAGAAATCCAAAGAGAATACATTGAAAATATCCACAGTCTTCAAAGGCTGGCTCTGCTAAAGAGTGCAATACAGATAAGAGATAAAAATGAATCGATTGAAAATTTTATTGAACTTAACAAGGATTCAATAAAAAGCTTAGCACGTTTTGGCAATGATTTAAACAAGCTGGATGGACTTGAAGCCATTAAAAAAGAATTGAATGAACTGCTCAAACGTGAAGGAATTATAAAACGTGGTGCAACAGTCATTAATGCCGATGAGGCCAGGAGTCTTAGTGGATGGGCCCAAGGGCGTTTGGAATGGTTTATTGAGCAAATAGTTATCCGTGACTCACTTCAAGAAAAGAGCAACTCTAATACCAACGCTGCAACCGAGTTGAATCGTTTAAAAGCAGAACTAGTTACTGAGCATACTAAACTCTTTCCTGACGCTCAGGATTGTCCGCTGTGTGGTGCAGACTGGCAATCCCATGACACTATGCTGCAAAAGATTGAATACCGATCAAAGCAAATCAATGACGCATTAAACGCTGATGGCCAGACTCTGTTAACTCTTATAGGAATAATGGCTACAGAGCTGGCCATAATTGATGCTCAACTTAAGAGTCTGAAAGCGCAGCTATCCGTGAACTACAACAGCGTCTTACACAACGCACTGCTCCGCGATAAAGCTCGGTTGCCTACTATTAACCAACTCGTCTCCAACTTTCAAACTTTAGGTGTAGAACTAAACTATTCGTTCTCCGAAAATGAGGAGGAGGTGGACACGAGAATTCAGTCTCTTACAGCTTTCATCAGAAGCCAGAAAACAGCTGAGACAGAACCTTTGCCCCAAGATTGGAGAAAGGTCATCATGGCTGTCTTTAAAGAGCTGCAGGACTTCTATATTGTTGAACCTCAGTTGTTGAAAGACAAAGAACTGTATATCTCAGCTAAAGCAAACGAGGCACAAAGCAAAAGGCTCAGACAATGCCTTAATGAGCTAGAGATCATTAAGAATGAAACTAAAGCAGCACAGATAGCTAAAGAAAAAGTCAATAACCTAAAGGCTACTCTTGAGAAAACAGAACGCAACTACTCAGAACAAACAATTGCTGAAATTGAACTGATTTTCCATATATATAGCGGACGGCTTATCCAAAACTATCAGCGTGGTTTAGGTCTGTTCATTGAAAGCAAGGATGGCAAAGAACTCAGGTTCCTTACAGCCGAAAAATCCGAGTATGATGCGATTCTATCAATGAGCTCCGGCCAAGTATCTGCGCTCAGTCTAGGTTTTTTTCTTTCCCTGAATCGGGTTTACTCAAACGTACCACTGATTCTGATCGATGACCCGTCCCAGTCGCTTGATGAGGTGAATATCGCCTCTTTGACTGACCTTCTTCGCTGTGAGTTCAGCAATCGCCAGTTGATCGTTTCCT
- a CDS encoding ABC-three component system middle component 1, whose translation MIINLIHQALDAHNFLKVHENDTTSFYVRENGTAIRFAVLHRLDNLMKPGDLNATINQSAPVAFISDPAFKKNCDLICIHHLDKLAEFKNYEEQIFEIEEDPHFYKKYVLYYSDTEVEAIKELNFTNLNELISDKKHFDAYKKEPTSATKYSAVAKIFIKLPFLELNINKVELVPLRLQIEEAVAEADLTKTYKTIQKHGQLNAEDLIKELISDELANIQN comes from the coding sequence ATGATTATTAACCTCATACATCAAGCCCTAGATGCACACAATTTCCTCAAAGTACATGAGAATGATACAACAAGCTTCTATGTTCGAGAGAATGGTACAGCGATACGATTTGCAGTCTTGCACAGGTTAGATAATCTAATGAAGCCAGGTGATCTTAATGCAACCATCAACCAGTCCGCACCTGTGGCATTTATATCTGATCCAGCATTTAAAAAGAATTGCGATTTAATATGTATCCATCATCTCGATAAGTTGGCCGAATTCAAAAACTATGAAGAACAGATTTTTGAAATCGAAGAAGATCCGCACTTCTACAAAAAATATGTTCTTTACTATAGCGACACAGAAGTTGAAGCCATAAAAGAATTAAATTTCACCAACCTAAATGAATTAATTTCAGATAAAAAGCACTTCGATGCCTACAAAAAAGAACCTACATCAGCAACTAAATATAGCGCAGTTGCCAAAATATTCATTAAGTTGCCTTTTTTGGAACTTAATATTAATAAAGTGGAACTAGTTCCACTTCGTTTGCAAATTGAGGAAGCTGTGGCTGAAGCCGACCTTACTAAGACGTATAAGACGATACAAAAACACGGCCAATTAAATGCAGAAGATTTGATCAAGGAACTGATTAGCGATGAACTGGCAAATATCCAAAATTGA
- a CDS encoding ABC-three component system protein yields the protein MSDEEASKYPHSAISTWSGFVYQGKVALYHCLKLINQGDSDFQLQLDSTDDFAIYKDNNLISAHQVKAKIGDYRSNYKEALEKSATIKLDRIAGIKRYFHISQPINDHSDYIDANHERVEFYQYGENRHCELDKIEDLTKDIIKEIYTRQAIVYDESLIDANYCLLSDKISSHALAIHTKIQNDGDAQRKAAYEYRVSAASMLADITDASPYERKDYYAIELKTRLYSHLEERLAESLSEMSDAAYERARRIYTLIRKSEGGDFKTLCQLMKPSEKFSRIQNSDIRRYTDLVHTFKVDPILKRLPHYLDSNNKFYAPTALYLLEPTDKKYCTSDIIAEIKNNDDLGRLLFEFNNLIAAKANESFTIDTNYTNCSDITCIDDQDRIDSNITKSLCISILTKEDAEARLK from the coding sequence ATGAGCGACGAGGAAGCAAGCAAATACCCCCATAGCGCCATATCCACTTGGAGTGGATTTGTCTACCAAGGCAAGGTAGCGCTTTATCATTGTCTTAAGCTAATTAATCAAGGAGATAGTGATTTCCAGCTACAGCTTGACAGTACAGATGATTTCGCGATTTACAAAGATAATAATTTAATAAGCGCACATCAGGTTAAAGCAAAAATTGGTGATTACCGCAGTAATTATAAGGAAGCCTTAGAAAAATCGGCAACAATAAAACTTGATAGAATCGCAGGGATAAAAAGATATTTTCATATATCTCAACCGATTAACGATCATAGTGATTACATTGATGCTAATCACGAACGAGTTGAATTCTATCAATACGGTGAAAATCGCCACTGTGAACTAGATAAGATAGAAGATCTAACCAAAGATATTATTAAAGAAATCTATACCCGCCAGGCAATCGTTTATGATGAGAGCCTTATAGATGCAAATTATTGTCTACTATCAGATAAAATCAGCTCTCACGCGCTAGCTATTCACACAAAAATACAAAATGATGGTGACGCTCAGCGTAAAGCAGCTTATGAATACAGAGTATCTGCCGCAAGTATGCTTGCAGACATTACGGACGCTAGTCCATATGAAAGAAAGGACTATTACGCGATCGAGTTAAAGACGCGCCTCTATAGTCACCTAGAAGAAAGGCTCGCAGAATCACTCTCGGAGATGTCGGACGCGGCCTACGAAAGAGCCAGGCGTATCTATACGCTTATAAGAAAATCTGAGGGCGGCGATTTCAAGACACTCTGCCAACTTATGAAACCCTCAGAGAAGTTTTCACGCATTCAGAACTCAGATATACGCCGATATACGGATCTCGTACACACCTTTAAAGTCGATCCAATTTTAAAACGACTACCACATTATTTAGACAGCAACAATAAATTTTACGCACCAACGGCATTATATTTGCTGGAACCAACAGATAAAAAATACTGTACTTCTGATATTATCGCAGAAATAAAAAACAACGACGATCTAGGCAGGCTTTTATTCGAATTCAATAATCTTATTGCAGCCAAGGCTAATGAGAGTTTCACAATTGATACTAATTATACTAATTGCTCCGATATAACTTGCATCGATGATCAAGATCGCATCGATAGCAACATTACTAAAAGTTTATGCATTAGTATTTTAACAAAAGAAGACGCAGAGGCCCGACTTAAATGA
- a CDS encoding DEAD/DEAH box helicase — protein sequence MNLAYHGRNTTFDVPEASKFDGGAYAADIKVLEALPVWTGTPNGLSLWQNQKEAIALGAAYVRVSQQTGEPEGALVKMPTGSGKSGVIAVLTRCLPKVRRALVLTPREGLVQQMHADIRRRFWANMGCAEPGNKVWSDSGVEPAAIEILLPNRARTEQICNMVEASDRTVLVGTLQALDKIRTERDKLRRQAAGVPLNEAKLAELTRLDRILDLLGTFDLVVVDEGHYEPAPSWSRSVRELALPTILLSATPFRNDYKLFTVRGSFAYNFSFLKAADAKIVRDVCFATLDSQNGSATAINCFNEDIDQALADGDASAIKTFADQLLELAPLLTKDRPAGSKIIVRAASWSALATLQPLLAGSKQTDAVLIHDQVGKGDNRKLHPLRFVTVREAQNKAGEATFWLHQTKLLEGIDDPMFVAVAILDGFTNDRQLVQQIGRVLRSTDAKRQQIQTATVVARNAEQLARLKTSWAQYLAFEDAGEENLASIIPGEAYLPERIVPAMPDQQYVDGSFRQRLPVTGPLHRDDLLVPRRAAIFAIGPDFDATLAETETREGIVARNRFVVHPVDDLPEGVWGWTFFSVDESPYLSRHFVTEWQFGVTLMVRINDRLFVFDTDGVPFDANKIGVTRLDRQILVRLFGPSSNDRKVRITKLAATSLEMADRAIRATTTSTASFEDTFTDLLDAVLLPTNVAGYVGGTARYLGLSRSKVTDASVRRVGVDEYVRWATDIDRELTAATAGNRVFDRFAQLTTPDPEKAKNPRNILLDLQPLDDFGAFIADREGQPSTPKAPSLIDLCADIDDGQFQVTMSDGSKLGCSITYNPKSGRYAISSDELNAIFQQGFSASGMVMTLTERINAEQAFRVLTDEADKVYMHGKWAKAREIVSDRRVPALDVAVAVPALRDTFVEKGEAAWANGNVSKWQKESIFGLTAKYIGLTGPAPDDYAKALREFPLILLDDDGQEMADFILVSDSKVVLLHAKALGKDDGDESASVTAIQEVGRQVAASLGFFLTSSPQIENDRWQRAYTANKTTIPAPASGSIRIFRNTGGVAPADVADTVRAALRDRRIAKEVWLVAGRLLNIETARKRALANTLTNRTRQLLMYIDGLSTTCGRANARLRIFAH from the coding sequence TTGAACCTTGCCTACCATGGTCGGAACACGACCTTCGACGTGCCTGAGGCCTCTAAGTTCGATGGTGGCGCCTATGCTGCGGACATTAAGGTCCTTGAAGCCCTGCCTGTGTGGACCGGTACTCCGAACGGCCTATCACTCTGGCAGAACCAGAAGGAGGCAATAGCTCTCGGTGCCGCCTACGTCCGCGTTTCGCAACAAACGGGTGAACCCGAAGGCGCCCTTGTCAAGATGCCGACGGGGAGCGGGAAATCGGGGGTCATCGCCGTGCTGACTCGATGCCTCCCCAAGGTTCGACGTGCGCTGGTACTAACGCCAAGGGAAGGCCTTGTTCAGCAAATGCACGCCGATATCCGGCGCAGGTTTTGGGCGAACATGGGATGCGCAGAGCCGGGCAACAAGGTCTGGTCGGACTCTGGCGTCGAACCTGCGGCGATCGAAATTCTGCTGCCGAACAGGGCTCGAACCGAACAGATTTGCAACATGGTGGAAGCTAGCGACCGAACCGTTCTTGTAGGCACCCTCCAAGCTCTCGACAAGATCCGGACAGAGCGAGACAAGTTGAGGCGTCAGGCTGCTGGCGTTCCGCTAAATGAAGCAAAGTTGGCGGAACTCACACGGCTGGACCGCATCCTTGATCTGTTGGGCACGTTCGATCTCGTCGTCGTGGACGAGGGGCACTACGAGCCGGCACCGTCGTGGAGCCGGAGCGTCAGAGAACTTGCGCTGCCAACTATCCTGCTTAGCGCTACCCCCTTCCGCAACGACTATAAACTTTTCACCGTACGCGGCTCGTTCGCCTACAACTTCTCGTTTCTGAAGGCGGCCGACGCCAAAATCGTGAGGGACGTGTGCTTCGCCACGCTAGACTCGCAGAACGGTAGCGCGACGGCCATCAACTGCTTTAACGAGGATATCGACCAGGCGTTAGCCGACGGCGACGCATCGGCCATCAAGACCTTTGCTGACCAGCTGCTCGAACTCGCACCCTTGCTTACTAAGGACCGCCCGGCCGGTTCAAAAATCATCGTGCGGGCCGCATCATGGAGCGCGCTCGCGACGTTGCAGCCCCTCCTTGCGGGGAGCAAACAGACAGACGCGGTGCTGATCCATGACCAAGTGGGCAAGGGTGATAACCGTAAATTGCATCCGCTTCGCTTCGTCACGGTAAGGGAGGCGCAGAACAAGGCCGGAGAAGCGACCTTCTGGCTGCACCAAACAAAATTGCTTGAAGGCATCGACGATCCGATGTTCGTCGCTGTCGCTATTTTGGATGGTTTCACGAACGACCGCCAGCTCGTGCAACAGATCGGTCGGGTGTTGCGCTCGACCGATGCGAAGCGCCAGCAAATCCAGACGGCGACGGTGGTTGCACGCAACGCCGAGCAGCTCGCAAGGCTCAAGACCAGCTGGGCACAATACCTGGCCTTCGAAGACGCAGGGGAGGAGAATCTTGCCAGCATCATTCCCGGCGAGGCTTATCTGCCCGAGAGGATCGTCCCGGCGATGCCGGATCAACAGTATGTTGATGGGAGCTTCCGCCAGAGACTTCCTGTAACGGGTCCGTTGCACCGTGATGATCTTCTGGTCCCCCGCCGCGCAGCGATTTTCGCCATCGGTCCGGACTTCGACGCGACTCTTGCGGAAACTGAGACCCGCGAGGGCATCGTCGCCCGCAATCGCTTCGTGGTCCACCCCGTGGACGATTTGCCGGAAGGAGTCTGGGGCTGGACCTTCTTCTCCGTCGACGAAAGCCCCTACCTCAGTCGCCATTTTGTTACAGAATGGCAGTTTGGGGTCACGCTAATGGTGCGGATCAACGACCGACTGTTCGTGTTCGACACCGACGGTGTGCCGTTCGATGCCAACAAGATCGGCGTCACGCGTCTGGACAGGCAGATCCTCGTCCGGCTCTTCGGTCCGAGCAGCAACGACCGTAAGGTCCGCATCACCAAGCTGGCTGCCACATCGCTCGAAATGGCGGACCGCGCGATCCGGGCGACGACGACCAGCACCGCATCTTTCGAGGATACGTTTACGGACTTGCTGGATGCGGTGCTCCTTCCTACCAACGTCGCGGGATACGTTGGAGGCACCGCACGCTACTTAGGCCTTAGCCGTTCCAAGGTCACTGACGCGAGTGTCCGCCGCGTTGGCGTCGATGAGTACGTGAGGTGGGCCACCGATATCGACCGCGAGCTCACCGCCGCGACGGCGGGCAACCGAGTGTTCGATCGTTTCGCGCAGCTCACAACACCGGACCCAGAAAAGGCGAAGAACCCCCGGAATATACTGCTCGATCTGCAGCCGCTTGACGACTTTGGAGCGTTCATCGCCGACCGTGAGGGTCAGCCGTCGACGCCGAAGGCGCCGTCCTTGATCGACCTCTGCGCCGACATCGACGACGGCCAATTCCAGGTTACGATGAGTGATGGCAGCAAGCTGGGCTGCTCGATCACTTACAACCCCAAGTCCGGCCGCTACGCAATCTCAAGCGACGAACTCAACGCCATTTTCCAGCAAGGCTTCTCGGCTTCGGGTATGGTCATGACGTTAACCGAGAGAATCAACGCCGAGCAGGCGTTTCGCGTCCTCACCGACGAGGCCGATAAGGTTTACATGCATGGCAAATGGGCCAAGGCGCGGGAGATCGTGTCGGACAGACGTGTCCCGGCACTCGATGTTGCTGTTGCCGTACCGGCGCTGAGAGACACGTTCGTGGAGAAAGGAGAAGCAGCATGGGCGAACGGCAACGTCAGCAAGTGGCAAAAGGAGTCAATTTTCGGACTGACTGCCAAATACATCGGCCTAACCGGCCCGGCACCCGACGACTACGCCAAGGCGCTGCGGGAGTTCCCTCTTATCCTCCTTGACGACGACGGCCAGGAGATGGCCGACTTCATTCTGGTCTCAGACAGCAAGGTGGTGCTGCTTCACGCAAAAGCTCTGGGGAAGGACGACGGTGACGAAAGCGCCTCCGTGACGGCCATCCAGGAGGTTGGACGCCAGGTGGCTGCATCGCTAGGGTTCTTCCTGACCTCGTCGCCCCAAATCGAGAACGATCGGTGGCAGCGCGCATACACCGCGAACAAGACCACTATCCCAGCGCCAGCGTCGGGAAGTATCCGCATCTTCCGCAACACTGGAGGGGTCGCTCCCGCTGACGTTGCTGATACGGTACGCGCGGCGTTGCGTGATCGCCGTATTGCCAAGGAGGTCTGGCTCGTCGCAGGCCGGTTGCTAAACATTGAGACTGCGCGCAAACGTGCGTTGGCGAACACTTTGACCAACCGGACGCGGCAACTTCTCATGTACATCGACGGCCTGTCGACGACGTGCGGCCGCGCGAACGCCAGGCTGAGGATCTTTGCGCACTAG
- a CDS encoding TetR/AcrR family transcriptional regulator, giving the protein MNEKKQGRRGRPTNEALGQTIVDAANELFVELGFQATTMDKVAQRAKISKLSIYRHFENKEALFSAAIAAGCHQLFAPQTLLEGVQGSVEDQLMAVGSSLLRTLLRSDVRSVEAMVMADKTTQNSLSKLHYEAGPAHVIAQIEALLRQLHAKALLNVPDPLGSARLFAALFKGSDLLMIVRFDPARAEDDNEIESYCRSAVAMFMAAHGGNDHSGG; this is encoded by the coding sequence GTGAACGAAAAAAAACAGGGGCGACGCGGCCGCCCCACCAACGAAGCACTTGGCCAAACGATAGTCGACGCCGCAAACGAACTCTTTGTGGAACTGGGTTTTCAAGCGACGACAATGGACAAGGTCGCCCAGCGGGCGAAGATATCCAAGCTGAGCATCTATCGGCATTTCGAGAACAAGGAGGCGCTGTTCAGCGCTGCCATCGCGGCCGGCTGCCATCAGTTGTTTGCGCCACAGACCCTTCTTGAAGGCGTCCAGGGTTCGGTCGAAGATCAACTGATGGCGGTGGGATCATCCCTGCTTCGCACGCTGTTGAGATCTGACGTCCGCAGTGTCGAAGCTATGGTCATGGCCGACAAGACGACTCAAAATTCGTTAAGCAAGCTGCATTACGAAGCCGGCCCCGCCCATGTCATCGCCCAAATCGAGGCCCTGTTGCGCCAGTTGCACGCGAAGGCGCTTCTGAACGTGCCCGATCCTCTCGGGTCTGCCCGCCTGTTTGCCGCACTTTTCAAAGGATCCGATCTCCTGATGATCGTGCGCTTCGATCCGGCGAGAGCAGAGGACGACAACGAAATCGAATCCTATTGCCGGTCGGCCGTCGCCATGTTCATGGCCGCGCACGGTGGCAACGACCACTCGGGCGGATAA
- a CDS encoding NAD(P)/FAD-dependent oxidoreductase, which yields MNDVIIIGGSFAGLAAALQLGRARRNVIVLDTGRQRNRFAGHSHGLLGHDHKPPLDILAEARQQLTRYPTIRLVNARAESLSGAIDDFCVVTDDNECLRARRLILSYGVVDQMPDVPGFAESWGTSIVPCPYCDGFEVAGKHWGLVWSGPQSHNYVRLYHDWTDTLTVFADGRDIAPEIRADLARRNIPVVDGRITEIARGEGQNATVKLGTESSVAVDILFAHPRNKPSASLHESLGLATVDTPLGIAIKVDERRETSTPGIYAAGDLANPAMASVTTAISQGATAGISAQQSMLL from the coding sequence ATGAATGACGTCATCATCATCGGCGGCAGCTTTGCCGGCCTCGCCGCCGCCCTGCAACTCGGCCGCGCTCGCCGCAACGTCATCGTTCTCGATACCGGCCGGCAGCGCAACCGCTTCGCCGGCCACTCACATGGCCTGCTTGGCCACGATCACAAGCCACCGCTGGACATCCTGGCCGAGGCGCGGCAGCAGCTGACGCGCTATCCCACAATCAGGCTGGTCAATGCCCGGGCGGAGAGCCTGTCTGGCGCCATCGACGATTTCTGCGTCGTCACGGACGATAACGAATGCCTAAGGGCACGTCGCCTGATCCTGAGCTATGGCGTCGTTGATCAGATGCCTGACGTCCCGGGATTTGCCGAAAGCTGGGGCACGTCCATTGTGCCGTGCCCCTACTGCGACGGCTTTGAAGTCGCCGGCAAGCATTGGGGCCTCGTCTGGTCCGGCCCGCAGTCGCACAACTATGTCCGGCTGTACCACGATTGGACCGACACGTTGACGGTCTTCGCCGATGGCCGCGACATTGCGCCCGAAATCCGCGCCGATCTGGCGCGTCGCAACATACCTGTCGTTGATGGCCGGATCACGGAAATCGCTCGTGGCGAGGGCCAGAATGCCACCGTCAAGCTCGGTACCGAATCCAGTGTCGCAGTCGATATCTTGTTCGCGCATCCGCGCAACAAGCCGTCTGCAAGCCTGCATGAATCACTGGGACTCGCCACGGTCGACACCCCGCTCGGCATTGCCATCAAGGTCGACGAGCGCCGCGAAACCAGCACGCCCGGCATCTACGCCGCCGGTGATCTTGCCAACCCAGCGATGGCCTCGGTCACCACGGCAATATCGCAGGGCGCGACGGCGGGTATTTCCGCTCAGCAGTCGATGCTGCTTTGA
- a CDS encoding class I SAM-dependent methyltransferase has product MTEQNAYQVADWNGQSGERWVANQARLDAMVAVFGQAAIEAAAPAKGERVLDVGCGAGASSLALAACVGAGGQVLGVDISEPLIDRARALAPQDTPARFQVADASSAELPEGAFDILFSRFGVMFFDDPTGAFAHLRRVLRPGGRVAFVCWRSVAENDWVRLPMGALKGIVPLTALPDPEAPGPFSFGDPGRVERILTAAGFTDIAIAPFDASVPFGKGGTRGAAIDDAVKMTLEVGPLSRALADQPDDIRAHASAAVRAAFAGLPGERSVMIGGAAWIVMARNPAS; this is encoded by the coding sequence ATGACAGAGCAAAATGCTTATCAGGTCGCCGACTGGAATGGCCAAAGCGGGGAGCGTTGGGTTGCCAACCAGGCCCGGCTCGACGCCATGGTGGCGGTGTTCGGCCAGGCCGCGATCGAAGCCGCCGCGCCTGCGAAGGGCGAGCGCGTGCTGGACGTCGGCTGCGGCGCGGGCGCGTCAAGTTTGGCACTGGCCGCCTGCGTTGGTGCGGGGGGCCAAGTGCTGGGCGTGGACATATCCGAACCGCTGATCGACCGAGCGCGCGCGCTTGCGCCGCAGGATACGCCGGCCCGGTTCCAGGTGGCCGACGCCAGTAGCGCTGAACTGCCCGAGGGCGCGTTCGACATCCTGTTCTCGCGTTTCGGGGTGATGTTCTTCGACGATCCGACAGGGGCGTTCGCCCACTTGCGACGCGTGCTGCGGCCGGGCGGGCGGGTCGCTTTCGTTTGCTGGCGCAGCGTTGCCGAGAACGATTGGGTGCGCCTGCCGATGGGAGCGCTCAAGGGCATCGTCCCGCTGACCGCGCTGCCCGATCCCGAAGCGCCCGGCCCATTCTCGTTCGGCGACCCTGGGCGGGTGGAGCGCATCCTGACGGCAGCCGGCTTTACCGATATCGCTATCGCGCCCTTCGATGCTTCCGTCCCGTTCGGCAAGGGCGGGACGCGGGGCGCGGCGATCGACGACGCGGTGAAAATGACGCTCGAGGTCGGCCCGCTGTCGCGTGCGCTCGCTGATCAGCCCGACGACATCCGCGCCCACGCTTCGGCCGCGGTTCGTGCCGCCTTCGCGGGCCTCCCCGGCGAGCGGTCGGTGATGATCGGTGGCGCGGCGTGGATCGTCATGGCACGCAATCCGGCCAGCTGA
- a CDS encoding DinB family protein, translated as MDKSTIVTLLKYKRWMDSETLKTIKIINESTYAEKRHLMLRLMNHIHVVDMIFRANISGQKHGYTALNTPETPSVDELEVKMTDGTDWYIQYVNSINSADLGETIKFNFVDGGNGEMTAVDMLNHMLFHGTYHRGAVGWLISECGGIPPKDVLTVFLRDHNH; from the coding sequence ATGGATAAGAGCACAATAGTCACACTGCTGAAGTACAAGCGTTGGATGGACTCCGAAACTCTAAAAACAATTAAAATTATCAACGAATCCACTTATGCAGAAAAGCGTCACCTGATGCTAAGACTGATGAATCATATTCATGTAGTAGACATGATTTTCAGAGCCAATATTTCTGGTCAGAAGCACGGTTACACGGCTCTAAATACCCCAGAAACACCGTCTGTAGATGAACTTGAAGTTAAAATGACCGACGGTACGGACTGGTATATCCAGTATGTTAATTCAATAAATTCAGCTGATCTCGGAGAAACCATTAAGTTCAATTTTGTCGATGGAGGTAACGGAGAGATGACAGCCGTGGATATGCTGAATCACATGCTTTTTCATGGAACCTACCATCGAGGAGCCGTTGGCTGGTTAATTTCAGAATGTGGAGGTATTCCTCCGAAAGATGTGCTGACAGTCTTCCTAAGGGATCATAATCACTGA